In Streptomyces sp. NBC_01231, the sequence CCCCAACGGTCCAGCTGGGCGGGGATGTCAGCCTGGAGAACCTCGTCGCGCGGCGATGCCGTCGGCGGACATGATGAGGCCCGTGCGCTCCATCTGGCCGCCGAACCGCGTTGTTGCGTTCAGGATGCGCCGTGAAAGCGGCGGTGCAGGTCGCGCACCTGCTCAGCAAGTCCGGGAATCGGGCCCTCCACCACAAGGTCAGGGACGATGTCCCGGATCGGCAGGGTCCGCACGGGAGGCGCGGGAATCTCCAACTCGGCGAGCCAGGTGGCCAGTTGCCGGGAAGAGCTCACGTACACGATGCGACCCAGGCCGACCCAGCCATGCGCGGCGGCGCACATGGGGCAGTGCTCACCGGAGGTGAAGACGGTCGCCGCCGCTCGCTCCCCGGGGGACATGTTCGCCGCGGCCCAGCGCGCCAGCTCGAATTCTGGATGGCGTGTCCGGTCGCCTGAGGCCACCCGGTTGTGGTCCTCGCCGAGGACGGTCCCGTCCGCGGCGACCAGCACCGAGCCGAACGGCTCGTCGCCCGCCTCCAGGGCCTCAGCCGCCAGTTCCACGCAGCGGCGCAGGTGCCGCAGCTCAGCGTCGTTCACCATGATGCTCCCAGCCCGTGATCTTCAGGATGCTAGACCCTCGATGCTCACGGCGCACCCGAATTGGCGGGACGGCGGAACCGCAACGGGTGCATGAATCCGGTCCGTGGTTGCGCGGTCAGCGGGCCCCGTGGTCGGTGTGCGTGACCGTGCCGGTGAGGCCGCCGCCGGACCCGCTGCGTCCGCAGATGACCCGACGGGCACGACCCCTGGAGCGTGCTGAGTGTCTGCATCGCGTCGCGTTCGATACGCGAGAGCTCGTGAAGGATGGAGCCTGCCTGCATGAGGTTCTTCGCGTCACCGGATTCGCCTGATACCAGCTTGGCGGCCTTCTCGATGCCACGGTGGCCCAGGTTCGCGATGGGCGGGCTCAGGAAGGCGTCGGTGCAGGTCTTGATCGCGGGGATGATCCGGTCCTGCGGTGACGTCAGGCCGCTGGGCGCTGTGACGGTGAAGGATCGGTGCTTGGCGGTCATGGGGCCGCGCTCGGCCCTGGCCCTGGCCAGGCCGGCGAGGCTGGTCGAGACGGCTCCGCCCTGCGGGTCGGTGTCCACCAGGTAGGCGCCCTGTTCGTCGTAGCCGTACATGGCCACGACGTGCCCGCCGAAGGGCACCAAGGACAGTCCGGAGCCAAGCCCGAACAGCATGGGCTCGGACAAGTCGAGTCCCTCATGTCGAAGGAGCACGCCCAGCGCCGTCGTCTCACAGTGCTGCATACCGCGGACATCGATGCCCTTCACCATGGCCATGCCGCTCATTCTTCCCCCTCACCAGACAAGTGCGGGCTCCGGTTGAGTCTCCCGTGGGGGGAGACAGCAAGCTGGGGCATGGACAGCGGCACGCTCTATTCCATCGGGGACCTATCCCGCCGGACCGGTCTGACGGTGAAGGCCATCCGGTTCTACTCCGACCAGGGCATCGTCCCGCCGACCGACCGGAGCCCGGCGCGCTACCGGCTCTACGGCCTCGACGCACTCGCACGCCTGAGTCTGGTCCGCACACTGCGTGAGCTCGGGCTCGACCTGGCGAGCGTGCGCAAGGTGCTGGAGCGGGAGGCATCCATAACCGAAGTCGCTGAAGCACACGCCGACGCCCTGGACGTACAGATCCGGACCCTCCGCCTGCGCCGGGCCGTCTGCAGGACGGCCTCGACCGGGCGATGCGTGAACGGATCGACGAAGTGGTGTCAGCCGGCATCCTTCCGGGCTTCGCCGGAACCACACCCCTCGCCCACTCTCTGAGCAGCCTCTACGGCCACGCATTCGAGCGCGCTGGCGACGGTGATCTCCGCCGCTGGCTCCTCGCCCGCCTACAGATGACCGCCGACCCGCACGCCGCGCGCTACTGGCAGCTCCTGGCGACCATCAATGGATGGCCCGCATCCCCGACTCTCGCCCCCGTATACACCTGGTTCACCACCGTTCTGAGCGGTGGTTCCAACGCGACAGCGATGGCGTGGGCTTTCCGTCGAGTTGTCGTGTCCAAGGAAAGGCCTGTTTCGGCGAGGCGTCCGTCCATGAGGTGGAGTTGTCGTTGGATGCGGCGTACGCCGTATGAGCCGTTCGGCTGGGTCCCGGACGGAGCCGACGTGCGCGGCCGGGCCGGCAGCCGGGTGTGGCTGGTGCCGGACGACAGGACGGTCGACGGTCCCTCGGCGGCGAGTTCGGCGCAGTCCGTAGTGCTCGCCGAGGCCGAAGACGTCGGGGAGAGGATGCCGAGTTCCACCGACAGCTCCTGGGCACGAAAGGGGAGTTGTACTGGTGGGGGAGTGGGCAGGACGCAGGTTCAGGAGGAACGGGGGCCGAAACGGCCCCACGGGCGGGCGGCAGGTCCTCTACAGGAACACGCTCACCGGAGCTGCGCCTTCTCCTTCATCGCGCCGCGGTGCGGCATGCCGCACCGCGGCGCGATCGGGGGTCGGTGTGAGGTCCGACGCGGCTTCAGCCCCTGTAGACGATCTCGGCCTGGTCGCGCTTGGTGGCGTGCAGGTCCCAGTAGACGGAGGAGACGGCCTCGGGTGTGGCCGCCCGTAGGTTGGGGTCGATCGAGACACCGCCGAGCGCCACGTCGATGGCGACGTGAGCGACCTGGATGCCGGTGCCGTCCAGCTCCTTGTGCAGGTTGACGACCCAGTTGCGCAGCGCCGCGGCGGCGGCGTTGACGTTTCCGACCATCGGCAGCGGGTCGAGGGAGCCGGCGCCGGTGGTGTAGAGCAGGGTGCCCGCGCCGGCCTCGCGCATCGCGGGCAGTACGGCCTTGGTGGCGGCCATTGCCCCGTACAGCTGGACCTCGATCTCGCGCTGGATGTGGGAGGGGTCGCTGTCAGCCGGAGTGGCCAGCACGGTGGATTCCATGGCGAGCGGGGAGTACTCCAGGACGTCGATGCCGCCGAACCTGGTGGCGGCGTCCTTGAGTGCCTGGGTGAGGGCGCCGTGGTCGAGGACGTCGGCGGGGAACGCGGCTGCCGTGATGCCCTCGGCGGTGAGCGTGGCGACGAGACCGTCGAGCTTCTCGCGGTTGCGGGATATCAGGGCGACGTCGAGGCCCTGTGAGCCGAAGGTGCGGGCGATGGCCATGCCCATTTGGGGGCCGGCTCCGATGATGGCGATGCTGGTCACAGCGATCCTCTCGTGAGTCTTTGCAGGGAAGCCAACAGAATTTGGATAGGTCTATCCGATTCGGAAACCGGATAGACCTATCCGGCTCGCTGGAGCCAGGCTAGCACCAAAAATGGATAGGGCAATCCGATTGCTAGGCTGATCGGCATGACCCCTGGCTCCCAGCACCCCGACGACACCGCCGCCCAGCCGTTGCGCAGCGACGCCGAGCGCAACCGGGAGCGGATCATCGCCGCCGCACGCAGGGTCTTCGCCCGCGATGGCCTGAACGCCTCGATGGCGTCGGTGGCCCGCGAGGCGGGCGTCGGCATCGCCACCATGTTCCGCCGCTTTCCCACCAAGGAGGAGCTGGTCGTCGCGGTCTTCACCGACCGCATGGACGCCTACGCCGACGCGGTCGCCGTAGCCCTCGAGGACCCCGACCCCTGGCACGGTTTCACCGGCTACATCGAGACCGCCTGCGCGATGCAGGCCGCCGACCACGGCTTCGCCGACGTGCTGACCACGTCCTTCCCCACCGCCAAGTCCATGGAGGGGCGCCGCAACGAGGCACTCGAGGGCATGCTGCGGCTCATCGACCGGGCCAAGGCGGCGGGCCGGCTGCGTGAGGACTTCGACTCCTCGGACATCGTGCTGCTCCACATGGCCAACGCCGGTGTCGTCAACGCCACCGGCGGCGCCGCCCCCGACTCCTGGCGGCGCGTCGTCGCCCTGTTCATCCAGTCCTTGGAGGCCCCGGCCCGCGGCGCCCTGCCCGCACCGCCCGAGCACGAAGCCCTCCACCAGGCCATGCTCCGCGCCAGTCCGGCCGACCTCACCCCGCCGGAACCGGACACGACCAGCTGACCTCAGGTCGCTCCCGACTCCGCCGCACTGCCGCCTGCTCGCCGAAGCCCGCCGCCACCTCGCTCACGTTCCGCGCGGCCGATCCCACGAGCCCGGCCTGGGCGAGCAGATCGTGCAGGGGGTCGTCGACGGATGCCGTCTCGGGGCACCGGGCGGGTCAGTTCGGAGTGATGCCGGTGAGGAGGGCCAGGATGGCGAGGCGGATGCGGTTGTCCCGGCCCGTCTTCGCCATCAGGCTCGCCACGTGTGTCTTCACCGTGGTGACCCCAAGATGCAGCCGGTCCGCGATCTCCTTGTGGGACAGGCCCCCGCCGAGCAGGCCAAGTACCTCCCGCTCGCGCGAGGTGATGGCCGGCATCGGGATGTCCGTAGGGGTGGCGGAGGCGGAACGGGCCTGGAGAGCCTGAGTGACGAGGCGGTCAAGCGTCGCCCGGCTGAAAGGGGCCTCTTTGTTGGCGGCCCGGCGTACGGCGTCCAGGAGTTCGGTCGGTGGGGTGTCCTTGACCAGGAAACCGCAGGCTCCGGCCGCGAGCACCGGATACAGATGGTCGTCGTCGTCGAAGGTGGTGAGGGCGACGACCCGGGTGGCAGGGCGCTGCCAGGATGCGGCGGGTGGCCGTGATGCCGTCCATGCCGGGCATTCGCAGGTCCATGAGGACGACGTCCGAGCGGTACCTGACGCCTGAGATCCCGACACTGCAGCGACGCGCCGAACCAGGTCGGAGGGCGGATGCACCGCCGGTGACCACACACGGTCACCAGCAGCCCGGATTTCGCCAGTCCGCAGGATTTTCGCCACCTTGGGGAGAACCGTCGCTCCCGTCCTGGTGCGGTCGGTAGCATCTGTGCCAGAACCACGTCACCTGAACGAAGCCAGATTCGCGCAGCCCGCAGCCCGCAGCCCGCAGCCCTAGCCCGTGGCCCGGCAGCCCGTGCGTGGCGCTCTGTGGGTCACGACCCGCTTCCGAAGGCTCGGCTTCCGCTGCGCCGGCGACCTCGCCCCGGCGGCCGGTCAGTCGAGTACGGCACGTCCCTCGGCGATGATGGCCGCGAGTTCCTCGACCTCCGGGTCGGTGAGGGGGGTCAGCGGTGGACGGACCGGCCCGGCCTTGACACCGGAGAGGGTCACGCCCGCCTTCACCAGCGACACGGCGTACCCCGGCACCCGTCGGCGCAGTCGGACCAGAGGATGGAAGAAGGTCCGCTGCAGCGCGTCGATCCGTGCCTGGTCGCCCTCCTCGATCGCGCGGTGGAAGGCGAGGGAGATGTCCGTCGCGAAGGCGAAGGCGGCCGAGGAGTACAGCTCGACGCCCAGTGCCCGGTAGGCCTGTTGGCTGGCCTCGGCCGTGGGCATGCCGTTGAAGAACTGGAAGCTCTTGCCGGACGCGCTCAGCGCGTCACGTACGGCGGGGACGATCCGCGCGACGAGGTCGAGGTCGCCGGTGCCGTCCTTCAGGCCCGTCACGGTCGGCAGCTGGGCCACCTCCGCCGCCGAAGCCTCGTCGAAGCGGGCGTTGGCCCGGCTGTAGACGATCAGTGGCAGGTCCGTCTCCTGGCCGACCGCGCGGGCGTAGGCGACGAGCCCCGCGGCGGGTGACTCGACCAGGTAGGGCGGCATGAGCAGGAGACCGTCCGCGTCGGCCTCGGCCGCGGCACGGGCGAACTGCCGGGCCAGGCCCAGCGCGCCGCCGGCTCCGGCGTACACCGGGACGCGTCCCGCCGCCGCGTCGACGGCGGTACGCACGACCGCGGCGTACTCCTCGCGGTCCAGGGCGTGGAACTCGCCGGTGCCGCAGGCGATGAACACGCCGCCCGGTCCGGCGTCGACGCCTGCCGTGACGTGCTGGTGCAGGACATCGAGGTCGACGTCACCGGTGGCGGTGAAGGGGGTGACGGGGAAGAAGAGAACGCCTTCGAGCACGGGTGGATTCCTAACGGGTCGGAGAGGTGGCGGGGGTGGCTGGCGACTGGCCGTCGTCCACGGCTTGGTGATCACCTGCGTGCACTACGTTGACGAGCGGATCTCCTCGTCGCAGGCGCCCGATGTTGTCGGCGATCTCCTTCGCACGCGCGGCGAAGGTGTCGGTGGTGTGACCCGAGTGGTGCGGAGTCATGAGCACGTTGGGCAGCTCGTGGAAGGGCAGTCGGCTCGGTGCCCGGGGCGGGCCGCACCACCACACGTCCAGCGCGGCGCCGCCGATGACGCCGGAGCGCAGTGCCTCGTACAGCGCCTCCTCCTGCACGACCGGCCCCCGCGCCACGTTGACCAGCAGTGACCCGGGCCCCATGGCCGCAAGTTCGGCCAGACCGATCAGTCCGCGGGTGACGCGGTCCAGTGGGACCGTGACCACAACGACGTCGGACTCGGCGAGGAGTTCGGGCAGCCGGTCCATCCCGCCGACCCAGTCGGGGCGCAGGTCGGCCGGGAACGGGGCAGTGGGGTCGCGCCGCACGGCGCGCACCCGCAGACCGACCGCCTGACACAGCCGGGCGACCTCGGTGCCGGTCTCGCCGAACCCGATGATCCCCACATGGCGGTCCCGCAGCGTCGTCCCGAAGGGGAGCCCGGGATCCACGGCCACATTGCGCCATCGCCCCTCGCGCAGGGCGCGGTCGGCGCCCAGCACGTCGCGGGAGAGCATGAGGACGGACATGAGCACGTACTCGGCAATGGAGCGGCCGTGGTGGTGGGTGGTGGTCACCGTGACTCTGGGGCCGAGCGCGGCCAGCGGGATGCCGTCGTAGCCCGCTCCGACGACGTGGACGAGCCGTAACCGTGCTGCCCGCCGGGCGTCCTCGGCCCGCAGCGTCGAGCCGACGTAGACCTCGACGTCCGGGAGGGCCTCGGAGATGCGCGCCGCGTCCCAGTCGCAGGCGTCAAGCCAGTCATGGCTGCCCTCCGTACGCGTCATGAGCGGTTCGTGGAACCGGCTCAGGATGCGGTGATTGAGCATGATGCGCACGAGGAGGTCACCACCGGGGGATCTTGAGCGAGAAGAGGGGCCAAAGCGGCGCATGTGCCGTGGAACGCCACGGGTGTCACGGCCACGTCGACGATGCGTTCGGAGGTGCCCACCATGTGCTGTCCCCATACATAGTCAACGTTCTCATATGTAGACACTCAGTTGTACGCACGGGTGTGCGGTGGTGTCAATGGGCGGCGCCGCTCGACGATGAGACACACCCGTCGGTCGAGGTGCCGGGTGGTGCGGCGCTCGACAGTCGAGGGCTGCTGTCCTGAGCGGCGCGCCGAGGCTTTGGGTCGGATCTCGCGGAGCCCGCGGTGGTCCGGGGCGGGGTCACGCCCGAATGTCCGATCCTCCGGATGTCTTGACGCTGCCACGGCGCCGGTTTAGCTTCGGCGTTCACAGATACAGACCCAGTGCGCAAGTGTAGACAGCTGGTGGTGGCCGGTCCCAGACCCCCGAGTTCGGAACGTGACACATCAGCACTGCCCCGGAGACACGCGACGATGAAGTCCTCCGTTTCACCCACCCAGCGCGCCGCACCGCCGCGGCCCCGCACGACCAGCGCGATGCTGCTGGCGGGCGTCCTGCTCACGTCCAGCGGGTGCGCCGTGGCCAACAGCGCGGGCGGCGACACCGGCCGCGACGACGGCCGCACCTTACGGGTGGTGCTCACCCAGGAACCGCCGACCCTGGAGCCCTGTGAGGCGTCACTGACCGGCACGGGCGTCGTCGTCCGGTCCAACATCACCGAACCCCTGGTCGAACGAGATCCCACGTCCGGTGCACTGAACCCCCTGTTGGCGACCGGCTGGAAGCAGACCGCGCCCCGCACCTGGACCTTCGACATCCGCTCCGGGGTGACCTTCCAGAACGGCGCCCCCTTCACCGCCGAGGACGCCGCCTTCTCCATCGACCGGGCCGTCAACTCCGACCTAGCCTGCAACGTGGAGGGCTACGTGTTCGGCGACGAGGACCTCGAGGTGAAGGCGGTGAACGACGGCAGCCTGACCGTGACCACCGAGAAACCGGACCCCATCCTGCCGTTACGCCTGAGCTTCGTGGAGGTCGTGCCCCGCACGACCGACACCAAGGCCAAGGTCCGTGTCCCGATCGGCACCGGCCCCTTCGCCGTCCGCTCCTGGCAGCCCGGAGCGGCGATCTCCCTCGACCGCTTCGACGACTACTGGGGTAGGACCCCCGACTTCGCACGGGCCCGCTATGTGTGGCGCAGCGACGCCAGTGTGCGCGCCGCCATGATCGACAAGGGTGAGGCGGAGATCGCCGTCGCGCTGGATCCGATGGAGGCGGAGAAGGACACGACGGTCGCCTACCCCAACAACGAGACGACCGCCCTACGGCTGGACGGCCGCGAGGCCCCGCTCGACGACATCCGGGTGCGCCGGGCGATCGACCTGGCGGTGGACCGCGAAGGCATCATCGACGCCCTCCTCGGCGGTCTCGCCGAACCGGCCGGCCAACTGGTGCCGCCCGGAGTGGTGGGGCACAGCGACCAGATCGAACCGCCCCGGCAGAACGTCGCAAAGGCCCGCGCCCTGGTGCGGGAGGCGACCGCGGACGGAGTGCCGACCGGCCGGCAGATCACCCTCGTGGCCCGCAACGGCATGTTCGCCGGAGTGTCGGAGACGGCGGAGGCCCTCCAGTACCAGATGCAGGAGATCGGACTGAACGTACGGGTCCGGATGGCCGACACCGCCACCCAACTCCAGTACCAGCTCCGCCCGCTGCCCAAGAACGTCGGCCCCATCGCCCTGCTGATCATGCACGGCAACCAGGCCGGTGACGCGGCCTTCACCACCAGCCAGTACCTGCTGAGCGACGGCCCTCAGTCCACGTTCGGAACCGACGCTCTCGACCGGCGCATCGCCTCCGCGGGCGCGCTGTCCGGCGAGAAACGTCAAAAAGCCTTCGCCGACCTGCTCACCGAGCAGAACCAGTCCGTCGTCCAGTACGCCCATATCGCCCACATGAACGGACTGCTCGGCCTGTCACGGTCGATCCGGTACGAACCGAATTCCGCCACCGGAGACGAAATGCGGCTCGCCGAGGTCCACTCGGCCAAGGGGGCGAAGCACTGACATGATCCCTTTCCTGCGCAAGCGCGTACTCTCCAGCGCCGTCCCCCTCATCTGCGTCGTCCTGGGCGTGTTCTTCCTGGCCCGGATGACCGGCAACCCCGTCGACCTCTATCTGCCCCTGAGCGCCACTCCCGAGCAGCGGGCGGAGTTCTCCGCCGCGCAGGGCTTCGACCTGTCGATCCCGGCGCAGTTGTGGAACTACCTCGTCGACGCCGCACACCTGGACTTCGGCACCTCGCTGCGCACCGGGCAGTCGGCGGGCTCGATGGTGATCGACGCGTTTCCCGTCACCCTTCAACTCGCCGGTGTGACCATGCTGTTGGCGATCACCGGAGCCGTGCTGGTCGGCAGCCTCGCCGCCTACCGCCCCAACTCCCTGATCGACAGGATCGCCAGTCTGCTGTCGATGACGGCCGCCAGCATCCCCGACTTCTGGTTCGCCATCATGGGCGTACTGGTCTTCGGCGTGAGCCTCGGATGGCTGCCGACCTCGGGCACGCTCGGCGGCCCCGAGATATGGGTCCTGCCCATCGCGACCCTGCTGATCCGCCCCTTCGGCGTACTGGTCCAGGTGGTGCGCGGCAGCATGGTCAGCGCGTTGTCCGCCCCCTACGTCAAGATCGCCCGGAGCAAGGGCGCCACGCCCCGGCGCGTGGTCTTCGGGCATGCCCTGCGCAACGCCGCGACACCGGTCCTGACCGTCGCGGGCGACTTGACGGTGGGCCTGGTCAACGGCGCGGTGATCGTCGAGACGATCTTCGGCTGGCCCGGCATCGGCAAGCTCATGATCGACTCCATCCTCCAGCGCGACTTCGCGGTCCTCCAGGCAGCCGTGCTCCTGACCGCCGTGACGATCTTCGCGCTGAACATCCTCGTCGACGTCTGCCACGCGCTGACCGACCCCCGAGTGCGACAGGCGGTGCCGGCGTGAGCGAAGCAAGCAGCATGACCCGAGAAGAGGCCGACTCCGCCGACGTCTCGGACGGAGCCTCCACCGCCTCTCACCGGCGGCCGAGCCTGTGGCGGATGCTGGGCCGGGACCGGGCCGCGGCCGTCGGGGCCGTCATCCTCACCGTGGTCGCCCTCGTGGCCCTCTTCGGCAGGCTGTTCATCGGCGACCGCGCGCAACACCAGGACCTGGACGCCTCCCTGCGTCCACCGTCCCTGAGCAAGGGGGCGTACGGGCTGCTCGGCACCGACGTCCTGGGACGCAGCATCTTGGCCCGGCTGATCGAGGCGGCGGCGACGACGCTGTCCGTCGCCGTCCCGGCGGTGCTGTGCTCGCTGGCGATCGGCTCGGCCCTCGGGCTGTGGGCCGGCTACCACGGAGGACGCCGCGAGAGCGTGGCGATGCGGCTCGCCGACGTGATCCTCAGCTTCCCCTCGCTGCTGATCGCGGTGGTCGTGCTGTACGTCTTCTCGCCCAGTGCGCTGAACCTCGTACTGATCCTGGCCGTGACCCGTATACCGGTGTACCTGCGCACCGCGCGGGCCGAGGCGGCGGAACTGCGCAGTCGGCTGTTCGTCGACGCGGCCCGGACCTTCGGCACGCC encodes:
- a CDS encoding nucleoside deaminase: MVNDAELRHLRRCVELAAEALEAGDEPFGSVLVAADGTVLGEDHNRVASGDRTRHPEFELARWAAANMSPGERAAATVFTSGEHCPMCAAAHGWVGLGRIVYVSSSRQLATWLAELEIPAPPVRTLPIRDIVPDLVVEGPIPGLAEQVRDLHRRFHGAS
- a CDS encoding SDR family NAD(P)-dependent oxidoreductase, coding for MTSIAIIGAGPQMGMAIARTFGSQGLDVALISRNREKLDGLVATLTAEGITAAAFPADVLDHGALTQALKDAATRFGGIDVLEYSPLAMESTVLATPADSDPSHIQREIEVQLYGAMAATKAVLPAMREAGAGTLLYTTGAGSLDPLPMVGNVNAAAAALRNWVVNLHKELDGTGIQVAHVAIDVALGGVSIDPNLRAATPEAVSSVYWDLHATKRDQAEIVYRG
- a CDS encoding TetR/AcrR family transcriptional regulator codes for the protein MTPGSQHPDDTAAQPLRSDAERNRERIIAAARRVFARDGLNASMASVAREAGVGIATMFRRFPTKEELVVAVFTDRMDAYADAVAVALEDPDPWHGFTGYIETACAMQAADHGFADVLTTSFPTAKSMEGRRNEALEGMLRLIDRAKAAGRLREDFDSSDIVLLHMANAGVVNATGGAAPDSWRRVVALFIQSLEAPARGALPAPPEHEALHQAMLRASPADLTPPEPDTTS
- a CDS encoding ABC transporter permease, giving the protein MTREEADSADVSDGASTASHRRPSLWRMLGRDRAAAVGAVILTVVALVALFGRLFIGDRAQHQDLDASLRPPSLSKGAYGLLGTDVLGRSILARLIEAAATTLSVAVPAVLCSLAIGSALGLWAGYHGGRRESVAMRLADVILSFPSLLIAVVVLYVFSPSALNLVLILAVTRIPVYLRTARAEAAELRSRLFVDAARTFGTPSPVIIYRHLLPIALPTLLTVATLDFCFVMLTESSLSFLGIGIQPPDVSWGLMVAQGRQYLQTAWWITVLPGLAIVLTTVSATVLAAWARIATDPAQRWRLTLPKKRRAVSAAVPPEMIP
- a CDS encoding ABC transporter permease, yielding MIPFLRKRVLSSAVPLICVVLGVFFLARMTGNPVDLYLPLSATPEQRAEFSAAQGFDLSIPAQLWNYLVDAAHLDFGTSLRTGQSAGSMVIDAFPVTLQLAGVTMLLAITGAVLVGSLAAYRPNSLIDRIASLLSMTAASIPDFWFAIMGVLVFGVSLGWLPTSGTLGGPEIWVLPIATLLIRPFGVLVQVVRGSMVSALSAPYVKIARSKGATPRRVVFGHALRNAATPVLTVAGDLTVGLVNGAVIVETIFGWPGIGKLMIDSILQRDFAVLQAAVLLTAVTIFALNILVDVCHALTDPRVRQAVPA
- a CDS encoding 5-dehydro-4-deoxyglucarate dehydratase, encoding MLEGVLFFPVTPFTATGDVDLDVLHQHVTAGVDAGPGGVFIACGTGEFHALDREEYAAVVRTAVDAAAGRVPVYAGAGGALGLARQFARAAAEADADGLLLMPPYLVESPAAGLVAYARAVGQETDLPLIVYSRANARFDEASAAEVAQLPTVTGLKDGTGDLDLVARIVPAVRDALSASGKSFQFFNGMPTAEASQQAYRALGVELYSSAAFAFATDISLAFHRAIEEGDQARIDALQRTFFHPLVRLRRRVPGYAVSLVKAGVTLSGVKAGPVRPPLTPLTDPEVEELAAIIAEGRAVLD
- a CDS encoding 2-hydroxyacid dehydrogenase, producing MTRTEGSHDWLDACDWDAARISEALPDVEVYVGSTLRAEDARRAARLRLVHVVGAGYDGIPLAALGPRVTVTTTHHHGRSIAEYVLMSVLMLSRDVLGADRALREGRWRNVAVDPGLPFGTTLRDRHVGIIGFGETGTEVARLCQAVGLRVRAVRRDPTAPFPADLRPDWVGGMDRLPELLAESDVVVVTVPLDRVTRGLIGLAELAAMGPGSLLVNVARGPVVQEEALYEALRSGVIGGAALDVWWCGPPRAPSRLPFHELPNVLMTPHHSGHTTDTFAARAKEIADNIGRLRRGDPLVNVVHAGDHQAVDDGQSPATPATSPTR
- a CDS encoding ABC transporter substrate-binding protein is translated as MKSSVSPTQRAAPPRPRTTSAMLLAGVLLTSSGCAVANSAGGDTGRDDGRTLRVVLTQEPPTLEPCEASLTGTGVVVRSNITEPLVERDPTSGALNPLLATGWKQTAPRTWTFDIRSGVTFQNGAPFTAEDAAFSIDRAVNSDLACNVEGYVFGDEDLEVKAVNDGSLTVTTEKPDPILPLRLSFVEVVPRTTDTKAKVRVPIGTGPFAVRSWQPGAAISLDRFDDYWGRTPDFARARYVWRSDASVRAAMIDKGEAEIAVALDPMEAEKDTTVAYPNNETTALRLDGREAPLDDIRVRRAIDLAVDREGIIDALLGGLAEPAGQLVPPGVVGHSDQIEPPRQNVAKARALVREATADGVPTGRQITLVARNGMFAGVSETAEALQYQMQEIGLNVRVRMADTATQLQYQLRPLPKNVGPIALLIMHGNQAGDAAFTTSQYLLSDGPQSTFGTDALDRRIASAGALSGEKRQKAFADLLTEQNQSVVQYAHIAHMNGLLGLSRSIRYEPNSATGDEMRLAEVHSAKGAKH
- a CDS encoding response regulator transcription factor codes for the protein MSGSQASGTARTSSSWTCECPAWTASRPPAASWQRPATRVVALTTFDDDDHLYPVLAAGACGFLVKDTPPTELLDAVRRAANKEAPFSRATLDRLVTQALQARSASATPTDIPMPAITSREREVLGLLGGGLSHKEIADRLHLGVTTVKTHVASLMAKTGRDNRIRLAILALLTGITPN